The Deltaproteobacteria bacterium genome includes the window TCCACCCCGAACACTGCGCCCGAATAGACCTTGGCCAACATAAGGGGTCAGTCCTATGATTTAATGTTTTTGACTTTGGAGAAGGGGGCAAATCCCCACTCGCCGGGTTTGGCTGTCTCGAGTCGGGCCAAAAATTCTGCAAAATTGGTGGCCTTGCCCATACGGAGCCGCTTCTTGATCCACCCATTGCGGACCGCCGTATGCCGCCGCGCCAGCCAAGCCAAGGCATATTTTTCTGGGCTGTTCATCATCATGGAAGCAAGATTGCTCTCTTGTAGTCCCAACTCGTCCATTCCGGCAACAATCAAATCTTCCGCGCGGCGTTCGTCGTGGGTTTGAACCTCCTCTCCACTGTAGGAGTCTCGCCGGCCTTTGTTCATCGCGCCGTCTAACCGGTCGAGCATCTCCCGCCGGAAGCCGTCGCCTCCCAAAACCCATCCGCGCCGGATCCTCTGCCAATTCTCGTCGGCCAGCCAGGGTTTGCCGCTGTGCCGGATCTCTTCCACCCGGCCGCCCATATACTCCCCGAACTTTCGCCGCCCTGCAGGAGTATCCGCCAAGTTGAGAGCTCCAAGTACGCGCTCAGTGCCAAGCCACGTTGGTCGCAGCTTCTTCTCGACATAGGCCGGGTAGCTGCTCCACGGATAATCCTCAAGTTTCGACGACTTGAAATCATAGCCCTTCATCCGGGCCGGGTTGAGGTGGATATAGGTGGCCACTGCCAAGAAATAACCGCCGCCCGGCTCCACCGGAATCGCCTTGTACCGGCCCTGGAACAAATGCCCCCATTCGCGATGGTCCGCATTGAAACGCTTGGTGTAGGTGCTCTGCAGCCATTGCATTCCTGCCACGAGGTTGGCTTCGGGCGTTTCCAGGAGCAAGTGGTAGTGGTTTCCCATCAGCGC containing:
- a CDS encoding transposase yields the protein MPRKPRVEYAGAVYHVMSRGNHQQKVFRTDADNALFLETLAEACGRTGWKVHAYALMGNHYHLLLETPEANLVAGMQWLQSTYTKRFNADHREWGHLFQGRYKAIPVEPGGGYFLAVATYIHLNPARMKGYDFKSSKLEDYPWSSYPAYVEKKLRPTWLGTERVLGALNLADTPAGRRKFGEYMGGRVEEIRHSGKPWLADENWQRIRRGWVLGGDGFRREMLDRLDGAMNKGRRDSYSGEEVQTHDERRAEDLIVAGMDELGLQESNLASMMMNSPEKYALAWLARRHTAVRNGWIKKRLRMGKATNFAEFLARLETAKPGEWGFAPFSKVKNIKS